In one Winogradskyella sp. MH6 genomic region, the following are encoded:
- a CDS encoding glycoside hydrolase family 65 protein, whose protein sequence is MNLDYIIPNAWSIIEEGFDPNKVKASESIFSLGNGAMGQRANFEERYSGPTFQGSYIAGVYYPDKTRVGWWKNGYPEYFAKVLNAPNWIGINVMINDETLDLHTCKKVENFRRELSMKEGWLSRSFTATLQNDIEVEVNVKRFLSLTEDEVGAINYEVKPLNADTKVTFQPYLDSGITNEDTNWDDQFWDTQDVVQDGEKAFIKAKTMKTEFHTCTFMESRIFHNGNEVEANATVDKSSNKIAFTYTQNAKQGETVAIHKFGGYTVDRNHDKDQLINAASSVLDTAVKAGFSNLLESQKEAWAKIWDMADITIDGDLKAQQGIRFNIFHLNQTYLGTDPQLNIGPKGFTGEKYGGSTYWDTEAYCIPFYMATKDQSVARMLLTYRYKHLEKAIENAEKLGFKNGAALYPMVTMNGEECHNEWEITFEEIHRNGAIAFAIYNYFRYTGDFSYVPEMGLEVLIGIARFWHQRATFSTYRNKYVILGVTGPNEYENNINNNWYTNYIAQWCIKYAAECIDKVEADYNTDYTRIMNKAKLSKAEVSEWLEVANNMYFPHSEEHNVFLQQDGFLDKELITVADLDKSQRPINQKWSWDRILRSPYIKQADTLQGFYFFEDHFTTEELERHFDFYEPFTVHESSLSPCVHSIQAAKLDRMEQAYTFYLRTSRLDLDDYNHEVHEGLHITSMAGTWMSIVEGFGGMRVKDNMLTFEPRIPEQWEGYSFKVNFRHQILKVIVNQGKTHFEVDGDKDLQIIVNGEKVTISPNNLVTV, encoded by the coding sequence ATGAACTTAGATTATATCATACCTAACGCTTGGTCAATCATCGAAGAAGGATTCGACCCAAACAAAGTTAAAGCTTCAGAAAGTATCTTTAGCTTAGGAAATGGTGCAATGGGACAACGTGCCAATTTTGAAGAGAGGTATTCCGGACCTACGTTTCAAGGGAGTTACATCGCAGGTGTTTACTATCCAGATAAAACTAGAGTAGGTTGGTGGAAAAATGGTTATCCAGAGTATTTTGCTAAGGTGTTAAATGCACCAAACTGGATTGGTATCAACGTTATGATTAATGATGAAACTTTAGATCTGCATACGTGTAAAAAGGTTGAAAACTTCAGACGTGAACTTAGTATGAAAGAAGGTTGGCTGTCTAGAAGTTTTACAGCAACACTTCAAAATGATATAGAAGTTGAAGTTAATGTGAAACGTTTTCTAAGTCTTACAGAAGATGAAGTTGGTGCTATAAATTATGAAGTAAAACCACTAAATGCTGACACTAAAGTAACCTTTCAGCCATATTTAGATAGTGGAATTACAAATGAAGATACCAACTGGGACGACCAGTTTTGGGATACGCAAGATGTAGTTCAAGATGGTGAAAAAGCATTCATCAAAGCCAAAACAATGAAAACAGAGTTCCATACCTGTACATTTATGGAATCTCGTATTTTCCATAATGGAAATGAAGTTGAAGCTAACGCAACAGTTGATAAATCTTCAAACAAAATAGCATTTACATATACGCAAAATGCAAAGCAAGGCGAGACCGTTGCTATCCATAAATTTGGTGGTTACACGGTTGATAGAAATCACGATAAAGACCAATTAATCAATGCAGCAAGTTCAGTTTTAGACACAGCTGTAAAAGCTGGATTTTCAAACTTGTTAGAATCTCAAAAAGAAGCTTGGGCTAAGATTTGGGATATGGCAGATATTACCATTGATGGAGACTTAAAAGCGCAACAAGGTATTCGATTCAATATCTTTCATTTAAATCAGACCTATTTAGGAACAGACCCACAATTAAACATTGGTCCAAAAGGATTTACAGGCGAAAAATATGGTGGGAGTACGTATTGGGATACCGAAGCGTATTGTATTCCATTTTATATGGCGACCAAAGACCAAAGCGTTGCCAGAATGTTGTTAACCTACAGATATAAGCATTTGGAAAAAGCCATTGAAAATGCTGAAAAATTAGGCTTTAAAAATGGTGCAGCTTTATATCCAATGGTAACAATGAATGGTGAAGAATGTCACAACGAGTGGGAAATCACTTTTGAAGAAATCCACAGGAATGGAGCTATAGCATTCGCTATTTACAACTATTTCCGTTACACAGGAGACTTCAGTTATGTGCCAGAAATGGGACTTGAAGTATTGATTGGTATCGCAAGATTCTGGCACCAACGTGCAACCTTTTCAACATACAGAAACAAGTATGTCATTCTTGGTGTAACTGGTCCAAATGAGTACGAAAACAATATTAATAATAACTGGTACACGAACTACATTGCACAGTGGTGTATTAAATATGCTGCAGAATGCATAGACAAGGTTGAAGCTGATTATAATACAGATTACACACGTATTATGAATAAGGCTAAATTATCTAAAGCTGAGGTTTCGGAGTGGTTAGAAGTAGCAAATAATATGTACTTCCCACATTCTGAAGAACACAATGTATTCTTGCAACAAGACGGTTTCTTAGATAAGGAATTAATCACTGTGGCAGATTTAGACAAGTCACAACGTCCAATTAACCAAAAGTGGTCTTGGGATAGAATTTTACGTTCGCCATACATTAAGCAAGCAGATACTTTACAAGGGTTTTATTTCTTTGAAGACCATTTTACCACTGAAGAGTTAGAACGTCATTTCGATTTTTATGAACCATTTACGGTTCACGAAAGTTCATTGTCGCCTTGTGTACACAGTATTCAGGCAGCTAAGTTAGACCGAATGGAACAAGCTTACACGTTCTACTTAAGAACATCGCGTTTAGACTTAGATGACTATAACCACGAAGTACACGAAGGACTTCACATCACATCAATGGCTGGTACCTGGATGAGTATTGTAGAAGGTTTTGGTGGTATGCGAGTTAAGGACAATATGCTAACTTTTGAACCTCGCATTCCTGAGCAATGGGAAGGCTATTCATTCAAAGTGAATTTTAGACATCAAATTTTAAAAGTTATCGTTAATCAAGGTAAAACACACTTTGAAGTTGATGGTGACAAAGATTTACAAATAATAGTTAATGGGGAAAAGGTAACCATTTCACCAAATAACTTAGTGACAGTTTAA
- a CDS encoding glycoside hydrolase family 13 protein yields the protein MKKLSLVITLFSIVLMWSCKEKADSTTTETEDQPVVEANDIDKIEPPFWWTGFKNKSLQLLVKHPNIGSTKVEISKSGITLKEVHKADSPNYLFLDLEIAEGVKPGQFNIVFKQEDGTELTQTYELKAREKSAEDYVGFNSSDAIYLITPDRFANANPDNDEVEGLLQQGIDRTDGYKRHGGDIQGITEHLDYIDEMGFTAVWPCPVLINDMPRGSYHGYAMTDFYKVDPRFGTLNEYKNLANQLHSRDMKLIMDQVANHCGLEHWWMKDLPFKDWVNYQTHYEQNKDNWNRETTKMSNHRRTTNQDPYASKADYEGMSQGWFVPSMPDLNQKNPFMAKYIIQNSIWWVEVLGLDGIRQDTYPYPDKDFMSDWAGAIMTEYPNFSIVGEEWSLNPLLIAYWQEGHVNKDGYDSNLTSSMDFAMQAKLVEALNEDESWNNGLVKIYEGLANDFAYTAPEKIMAFPDNHDMSRIFTQLKGDIINTKMALSYLLMLPRIPQIYYGTEILMNDFDKPGDHGLIRTDFPGGWQGDTVNAFTGEGLTSDQKEMQSFLKTVLNYRKTSEAIHKGKTKHFAPFQGTYFLYRTNGDETVVHIMNKNDEPIEIDLKYHEEMGLKGKTLKNIITGETLTWGDSIKLNEKGSYIYTTKL from the coding sequence ATGAAGAAATTATCATTAGTTATAACACTTTTTTCAATCGTTTTAATGTGGTCTTGTAAAGAAAAGGCAGATTCTACAACGACTGAAACTGAAGATCAGCCAGTAGTTGAAGCAAATGATATTGATAAGATTGAACCGCCATTTTGGTGGACAGGCTTTAAAAACAAATCGCTTCAACTTTTAGTAAAACATCCAAATATTGGAAGCACCAAAGTTGAGATTTCAAAATCTGGAATCACACTTAAAGAAGTCCACAAAGCCGATAGTCCAAACTATCTGTTTTTAGATTTAGAAATTGCTGAAGGTGTAAAGCCAGGTCAATTCAATATTGTTTTTAAACAGGAAGATGGCACTGAATTAACGCAAACCTACGAGTTAAAAGCCAGAGAAAAATCTGCTGAAGATTATGTAGGTTTCAATAGTTCTGATGCTATTTATCTTATTACACCAGATCGTTTTGCAAATGCCAACCCAGATAATGATGAGGTTGAAGGTTTACTGCAACAAGGCATCGATAGAACGGATGGTTATAAGCGTCATGGTGGAGATATTCAAGGAATTACTGAGCATTTAGATTACATTGATGAGATGGGCTTTACTGCGGTTTGGCCTTGCCCAGTTTTAATCAACGATATGCCAAGAGGTTCGTATCATGGTTACGCCATGACCGATTTTTATAAAGTAGATCCACGTTTCGGAACCTTAAACGAATATAAAAACTTAGCCAACCAACTTCATAGTAGAGATATGAAACTTATTATGGACCAAGTGGCTAACCACTGCGGATTAGAACATTGGTGGATGAAGGATTTACCATTTAAAGATTGGGTAAATTACCAAACGCATTACGAGCAGAACAAGGATAATTGGAACAGAGAAACAACAAAAATGTCTAATCATAGACGTACTACAAATCAAGATCCTTATGCTTCCAAAGCAGATTACGAAGGCATGTCACAAGGTTGGTTTGTGCCTAGTATGCCAGACCTAAACCAGAAAAACCCATTTATGGCTAAATATATTATTCAGAATAGTATTTGGTGGGTAGAAGTTTTAGGTTTGGATGGCATTAGACAGGATACTTATCCATATCCAGACAAGGATTTTATGAGCGATTGGGCAGGAGCCATTATGACCGAATATCCAAATTTCAGCATCGTTGGAGAAGAGTGGAGTTTAAATCCGTTGCTAATTGCGTATTGGCAAGAAGGACATGTCAATAAAGATGGCTATGATTCTAATTTAACATCGTCAATGGATTTTGCGATGCAAGCAAAATTAGTTGAGGCTTTAAATGAAGATGAAAGTTGGAACAATGGTTTGGTAAAGATATATGAAGGTTTAGCAAATGATTTTGCTTATACCGCACCAGAGAAGATTATGGCTTTTCCAGATAATCACGATATGAGTCGAATTTTCACTCAGCTCAAAGGAGATATTATCAATACAAAAATGGCATTGAGTTATCTTTTGATGTTGCCGAGAATTCCACAAATTTACTACGGAACAGAAATCTTAATGAACGATTTTGATAAGCCAGGAGACCACGGATTAATCCGTACAGATTTCCCAGGAGGTTGGCAAGGCGATACAGTAAATGCATTTACAGGTGAAGGTTTGACATCAGACCAAAAAGAAATGCAATCCTTTTTAAAGACCGTTTTAAATTACAGAAAAACGAGTGAAGCTATTCACAAAGGCAAGACAAAGCATTTTGCACCTTTTCAAGGCACTTACTTTTTATACCGTACCAATGGAGACGAAACAGTGGTTCATATTATGAATAAAAATGATGAGCCTATTGAAATTGATTTAAAGTATCACGAAGAAATGGGATTGAAAGGCAAAACCTTAAAAAACATCATTACAGGAGAAACTTTAACTTGGGGAGATAGTATAAAACTCAACGAGAAAGGAAGTTACATCTATACCACAAAATTGTAA
- a CDS encoding alpha/beta hydrolase, with product MKSLNILFCLSLIVFSCKNENAKQETSESETIEKSTIEFKTVENAKLAAGKLLRVEDFPSEYIKPRPVDVWLPEDYSEDKKYNVLYMHDGQMLFDSTTTWNKQEWKVDEWASTLMSDRKTKDFIVVGVYNIADIRWQDLFPQKAFDYISEEAKSELKSIAGSKDFKLNGDNYLKFLVEELKPVIDSTYSVYKDREHTFVMGSSMGGLMSMYAISEYPEVFGGAACISTHWVGAMPIDNNPYPDAIFKYMEANLQQAGQHKLYFDYGNKTLDEHYPQYAPRVDAILKQKGYTEDNAKNLFFEGTDHSENSWNARLNQPLLFFLGNN from the coding sequence ATGAAGTCTTTAAATATCCTTTTTTGCTTAAGTCTGATAGTTTTTTCCTGTAAAAATGAAAACGCAAAACAAGAAACTTCTGAATCCGAAACAATTGAAAAATCAACAATTGAATTCAAAACGGTTGAAAATGCCAAACTAGCTGCTGGGAAACTGTTGCGAGTAGAAGATTTTCCGTCAGAATACATTAAACCAAGACCAGTTGATGTTTGGTTGCCTGAAGATTATTCCGAAGACAAAAAATACAATGTCTTATATATGCACGATGGCCAAATGTTGTTTGATAGTACCACAACTTGGAACAAGCAAGAATGGAAGGTGGATGAATGGGCTTCAACCTTAATGTCAGATAGAAAAACTAAAGATTTTATTGTAGTTGGTGTTTATAACATTGCAGATATTCGTTGGCAAGATTTATTTCCTCAAAAAGCTTTTGATTACATTTCTGAAGAAGCAAAATCAGAATTAAAAAGTATAGCAGGTTCAAAAGATTTTAAGTTGAATGGTGACAACTATTTAAAGTTTTTGGTTGAAGAATTAAAACCAGTAATAGATAGTACGTATTCAGTTTATAAAGATCGAGAACATACATTTGTGATGGGTTCTAGTATGGGAGGTTTAATGTCTATGTATGCCATTAGTGAATATCCAGAAGTGTTTGGTGGTGCAGCCTGTATATCCACGCATTGGGTTGGTGCAATGCCAATTGACAATAACCCTTATCCAGATGCCATTTTTAAGTATATGGAAGCCAATTTGCAACAAGCTGGACAACACAAATTGTACTTCGATTACGGTAACAAAACTTTAGACGAACATTATCCACAATACGCACCAAGAGTTGACGCGATTTTAAAACAAAAAGGATACACAGAAGATAACGCCAAGAACTTGTTTTTTGAAGGTACAGACCATTCGGAAAATTCTTGGAACGCTAGGTTAAATCAACCTTTATTGTTTTTTTTGGGAAATAATTAA
- a CDS encoding alpha-amylase family glycosyl hydrolase produces the protein MKKLIFTFFAIALFASCKEEKKETKIVEDEPKTSVEIEPISDEILETAVIYEANIRQYSPEGTFDEFTKDIPTLKELGVKVIWLMPVFPISETKRKAEGGKFASEFPEEEQAKYLGSYYAVTDFTKINPEFGTKEDFRKLVKTAHENGIYVILDWVPNHTGWDHEWLKNHPDYYTQNKDGEVVHPEGTDWTDVADLNYDNQDMRKEMIEDMLYWVKDEGVDGFRCDVAGSVPVDFWETAISKLRSEKNVFMLAEAWEPELLKGELFDMAYAWNGHHLMNGMAKDEKTTQDFDEYMAKVSTDYEADDILMNFVTNHDENSWNGTIKERMGDKKDIFTALEYMMPGMPLIYSGQEYDMAHRLKFFEKDSIPKTKGEYFNLLKKLGELKNTNPALNGGKNAADYKRLESETDILMFERSKGDETILFVGNFSNEGNKITIPKGVYLDYITNNKAILSGDAFDIKPWAFHILIKQ, from the coding sequence ATGAAAAAACTAATATTTACCTTTTTTGCAATTGCTCTGTTTGCAAGTTGCAAAGAAGAAAAAAAGGAAACTAAAATAGTAGAAGACGAGCCAAAAACCAGTGTAGAAATCGAACCGATTTCAGATGAGATTTTGGAAACGGCTGTAATCTATGAAGCCAATATTCGTCAATACTCGCCAGAAGGTACTTTTGATGAATTTACCAAAGACATACCAACGCTAAAAGAACTGGGTGTAAAAGTCATTTGGTTAATGCCAGTCTTTCCTATTTCTGAAACCAAACGAAAAGCCGAGGGAGGAAAGTTTGCTTCAGAATTTCCAGAAGAGGAACAGGCTAAATATTTAGGGAGTTATTACGCAGTAACCGATTTTACTAAAATCAATCCTGAATTTGGAACTAAAGAAGATTTCAGAAAATTAGTTAAAACGGCTCACGAGAATGGCATTTATGTCATTTTAGATTGGGTACCAAACCATACAGGTTGGGATCATGAGTGGCTAAAAAATCATCCAGATTATTATACACAAAACAAAGATGGCGAAGTTGTTCATCCAGAAGGTACAGATTGGACGGATGTTGCAGATTTAAACTACGACAATCAAGACATGCGTAAGGAAATGATTGAGGATATGTTGTATTGGGTAAAAGATGAAGGTGTAGATGGCTTTAGATGTGATGTTGCAGGTTCTGTGCCTGTCGATTTTTGGGAAACGGCTATTTCTAAGTTAAGAAGCGAGAAAAACGTTTTTATGTTAGCTGAAGCTTGGGAGCCAGAATTACTAAAAGGCGAACTGTTTGATATGGCGTATGCTTGGAATGGTCACCATTTAATGAATGGAATGGCAAAAGACGAAAAAACAACTCAGGATTTTGATGAGTATATGGCTAAAGTTTCAACGGATTATGAAGCCGATGATATTCTTATGAATTTTGTGACCAATCACGATGAAAACTCATGGAATGGAACCATAAAAGAGCGCATGGGAGATAAAAAAGACATATTTACTGCACTAGAATATATGATGCCAGGAATGCCATTAATTTATAGTGGACAGGAGTATGATATGGCGCATCGCCTTAAGTTTTTTGAAAAAGATTCTATCCCGAAAACTAAGGGTGAATATTTCAATTTGTTAAAAAAACTAGGAGAGCTTAAAAACACCAATCCAGCCTTGAATGGTGGTAAAAATGCTGCTGATTATAAGCGTTTGGAGTCAGAAACTGATATTTTAATGTTTGAACGTTCTAAAGGTGATGAAACTATTTTGTTTGTTGGGAATTTTTCAAACGAAGGAAATAAAATCACTATTCCAAAAGGTGTATA
- a CDS encoding TIM-barrel domain-containing protein: MKHIILYISIFFITVSVVAQNPNRVYQSHQLENGKLSVTTNDGEYVFQFYSQNTIETTFIPKGESQKKESHAVAQHNKNSDVSLKITDGGIIEFIGSNSLKDCLPSNLNCNYFTTVKIQKSPFQISYYYKDKLITSEKRGYYKSKHEPMDMVKGNIVADSTEKIEFNLSKDEVLYGGGARALGMNRRGHRLPLFNRAHYGYETYSELMNFTMPIVLSSNQYMIHFDNAPIGYLDLDSKDDNTLTYETVSGRKTYQIIVGESWYDMLNNYTNLTGKQPMLPRWALGNFSSRFGYHSQEEVENTISKFKEEKIPVDAIILDLYWFGKDIQGTMGNLEVFRDSFPDFEGMVKRLNDKGVKTITITEPFVLTTSKKWDEAVAKNVLAKDSVGNNARYDFYFGNTGLIDIYKPEGDQWFWNIYKDLANKDVAGVWGDLGEPEVHPDWVQHHTGSASEVHNIYGHDWARLIYEGYQRDFPETRPFILMRAGYSGSQRYGMVPWSGDVNRTWGGLQSQPEIALQMGMQGLAYMHSDLGGFAGANLDDELYVRWLQYGVFNPIFRPHAQEEVPSEPVFRSEKAKRLASYAIAMRYRLLPYNYNLVYENHKYGKPLMRPLMFEEPSNPELFNYTKTYLWGNDILVSPVLEAGKKEQDVYFPKGSKWFDIETDNITEGGTTKTVQLREDFIPVYVRAGAFVPLTDVVQTTENYDDSTFQLQYYHDTSVKESEREFYFDNGKTANSIENEAFQILEFEAEVDGNWLEVEFEAKTGANYSADTKNIALTIHNIENKPKKIKIGKEKVEGKYNSKYKTLTLNVTWDTATEKEIKIKLDR; encoded by the coding sequence ATGAAACATATCATCCTATACATCTCTATTTTCTTCATAACGGTTTCAGTAGTTGCACAAAACCCAAACCGTGTATACCAATCGCATCAACTTGAAAATGGAAAATTAAGTGTTACCACTAACGATGGTGAATATGTATTTCAATTTTATTCTCAAAATACTATTGAGACCACGTTTATTCCAAAAGGCGAAAGTCAAAAAAAAGAAAGTCACGCTGTAGCTCAACATAATAAAAACTCTGATGTGAGTCTTAAAATAACTGATGGTGGTATTATAGAATTTATTGGTTCAAACAGTTTAAAGGATTGTTTGCCTTCAAACCTCAATTGTAACTATTTTACAACAGTAAAAATCCAGAAATCCCCCTTCCAAATCTCATACTACTACAAGGACAAACTCATTACTTCTGAAAAACGTGGTTACTACAAAAGTAAGCACGAGCCAATGGATATGGTAAAAGGCAATATCGTTGCCGATTCCACCGAAAAAATAGAATTCAATTTATCAAAAGATGAAGTGTTGTACGGAGGAGGAGCAAGAGCTTTGGGTATGAATCGCAGAGGACATCGTTTGCCATTATTCAATAGAGCGCATTATGGTTACGAAACATATAGCGAATTAATGAATTTCACAATGCCAATCGTATTATCGTCTAATCAATATATGATTCACTTCGATAATGCACCAATTGGATACTTAGATTTAGATAGCAAAGACGATAACACCTTAACTTACGAAACAGTTTCAGGACGTAAAACCTATCAAATTATTGTAGGTGAGTCGTGGTATGACATGCTGAATAATTACACCAATCTCACAGGAAAGCAACCTATGTTGCCACGTTGGGCTTTGGGCAATTTTTCAAGCCGATTTGGGTATCACTCACAAGAAGAAGTTGAAAACACGATTTCAAAATTCAAAGAAGAAAAAATTCCTGTAGATGCTATTATTTTAGACTTGTACTGGTTCGGAAAAGATATACAAGGTACCATGGGAAATTTGGAAGTCTTTAGAGATTCATTTCCAGATTTTGAAGGCATGGTAAAGCGTCTCAATGATAAAGGTGTAAAAACCATAACAATTACAGAGCCTTTTGTGTTGACTACGTCAAAAAAATGGGATGAAGCAGTTGCCAAAAACGTATTAGCGAAAGATTCTGTAGGCAATAATGCTAGGTATGATTTTTACTTTGGTAATACAGGACTTATTGATATTTATAAACCAGAAGGAGATCAATGGTTTTGGAACATTTACAAAGATTTAGCCAACAAAGATGTGGCTGGTGTTTGGGGAGATTTAGGTGAGCCAGAAGTGCATCCAGATTGGGTGCAACATCATACTGGTTCAGCTTCAGAAGTTCATAATATTTACGGTCACGATTGGGCACGTTTAATCTATGAAGGTTATCAACGCGATTTTCCAGAAACAAGACCATTTATTTTAATGCGTGCTGGTTATTCTGGTAGCCAACGCTATGGAATGGTGCCATGGTCTGGTGATGTTAACAGAACTTGGGGAGGATTGCAAAGTCAGCCGGAAATTGCGCTTCAAATGGGAATGCAAGGGTTGGCCTATATGCATAGCGATTTAGGTGGTTTTGCAGGCGCAAATTTAGATGACGAATTGTATGTGCGTTGGTTGCAGTATGGTGTCTTCAATCCAATATTTAGACCTCATGCTCAAGAAGAAGTGCCAAGTGAACCAGTGTTCAGAAGTGAAAAAGCAAAGCGATTGGCAAGTTATGCTATTGCGATGCGATATAGGTTGCTGCCGTATAACTACAATTTAGTTTATGAAAATCACAAATACGGAAAACCATTAATGCGTCCACTAATGTTTGAAGAGCCAAGTAATCCTGAGTTATTCAATTATACCAAAACCTATTTATGGGGAAATGATATTTTGGTATCACCAGTTTTAGAAGCTGGTAAAAAAGAGCAAGACGTCTACTTCCCAAAAGGTTCAAAATGGTTTGATATTGAAACCGATAATATTACCGAAGGAGGTACAACAAAAACCGTTCAGTTGCGAGAAGATTTTATCCCTGTTTATGTTAGAGCAGGTGCTTTTGTTCCTTTAACCGATGTGGTTCAAACTACCGAAAATTATGATGATAGTACATTTCAACTACAATACTATCACGATACTTCTGTAAAAGAGTCTGAGAGAGAATTCTATTTTGATAATGGAAAAACAGCCAATTCAATCGAGAATGAAGCTTTTCAAATTTTAGAGTTTGAAGCCGAAGTTGATGGCAATTGGTTAGAAGTAGAGTTTGAAGCTAAAACAGGAGCTAACTATTCAGCAGACACAAAAAACATTGCTTTAACAATCCACAACATTGAAAATAAACCAAAGAAGATTAAAATAGGAAAGGAAAAGGTTGAAGGGAAGTATAATTCAAAATATAAAACTCTAACGCTTAATGTGACTTGGGATACTGCAACCGAAAAAGAAATTAAAATAAAATTAGACAGATAA
- a CDS encoding alpha-amylase family glycosyl hydrolase has translation MKTKTTYIIAFLLLTFLACKNESKEKTTLTEKTVEKMPKIKKKEVVYQVFTRLFGNTNTTNKPWGTLEENGVGKFNDFTDKALAEIKDLGVTHIWYTGVPHHDVITDYTKYGISNDDPDVVKGRAGSPYAVKDYYNVNPDLAENVENRLQEFEALIERSHKAGLKIIIDIVPNHVARNYQSLTNPEGTTDFGAEDDKTVTYAVNNNFYYNPGETFEVPNWENGYQPLGGENHSEADGKFEEVPAKWTGNGSRASQPKMHDWYETVKVNYGINPDGQKDFDELPEGFDNEDYKAHYNFWKDKTVPSSWVKFKDIALYWTAKGIDGFRFDMAEMVPVEFWSYMNSHIKMKNPDAFLLAEVYQPHLYRDYIKKGKMDYLYDKVQLYDTLKHVMQGHGSTNNIPPIQEELKDIEHHMLHFLENHDEQRIASPDFAGNAEKGKPAMVVSATISTSPTMVYFGQEFGEKAEEDLGFGDPTRTSIFDYGSVPSVVRWVNNKQFDGGQSTEDEKSLRDFYKRLLNFTISSDALMGDYQDLQHYNQQHTEWYNDKVLSFARWSEDEKLIIISNFNTENNYGFELQLPEDLVSKLELKDGNYEVEDQLYKNYTSTLKVEDGKAQVRIDIKPLESFILKIK, from the coding sequence ATGAAAACAAAAACAACATATATTATAGCTTTTCTATTGCTTACCTTTTTGGCTTGTAAAAATGAATCAAAAGAAAAGACTACACTTACCGAAAAAACAGTAGAAAAAATGCCCAAAATAAAAAAGAAGGAAGTCGTATATCAGGTGTTTACACGTTTATTCGGAAACACAAATACAACCAATAAACCTTGGGGGACACTTGAAGAAAATGGAGTTGGTAAATTCAACGACTTTACAGACAAAGCACTTGCTGAAATCAAGGATTTAGGAGTGACGCATATTTGGTACACAGGTGTACCACATCACGATGTAATTACAGATTACACAAAATACGGCATTTCAAATGATGATCCAGATGTGGTGAAAGGTCGTGCAGGTTCCCCTTATGCTGTAAAGGATTATTATAACGTGAATCCTGATTTAGCTGAAAATGTTGAAAATAGATTACAAGAGTTTGAAGCTTTAATAGAGCGTTCACATAAGGCAGGCTTAAAAATTATAATCGATATTGTGCCAAATCATGTGGCGCGTAATTATCAAAGTCTAACTAATCCTGAAGGTACAACGGATTTTGGTGCAGAAGATGATAAAACCGTGACTTACGCAGTCAATAATAACTTTTATTACAATCCAGGCGAAACTTTTGAAGTGCCAAATTGGGAAAACGGTTACCAACCTTTAGGTGGCGAAAATCATTCAGAAGCCGATGGTAAGTTTGAAGAAGTTCCAGCAAAATGGACAGGCAATGGTTCAAGAGCGTCGCAACCTAAAATGCACGATTGGTACGAAACTGTAAAAGTTAACTACGGAATAAATCCAGACGGTCAAAAGGATTTTGATGAATTGCCTGAAGGTTTTGATAATGAAGATTACAAAGCACATTATAACTTTTGGAAAGACAAAACCGTACCAAGTTCTTGGGTAAAGTTTAAAGACATAGCCTTGTATTGGACAGCAAAAGGCATTGATGGTTTTCGTTTTGATATGGCAGAAATGGTACCTGTGGAATTTTGGAGTTATATGAATTCGCATATCAAGATGAAGAATCCTGATGCATTTCTATTAGCTGAGGTTTACCAACCACATTTGTACAGAGATTACATTAAAAAAGGAAAAATGGATTATCTGTACGATAAGGTGCAATTGTACGATACCTTAAAACACGTAATGCAAGGTCACGGTAGCACAAACAATATTCCACCAATTCAAGAGGAATTGAAAGATATTGAACACCACATGCTTCACTTTTTAGAAAACCACGATGAGCAACGTATTGCGAGTCCAGATTTTGCAGGTAATGCCGAAAAAGGAAAGCCAGCAATGGTGGTTTCTGCAACTATAAGTACATCGCCAACAATGGTATATTTTGGTCAGGAATTTGGTGAAAAAGCTGAGGAAGATTTAGGTTTTGGCGACCCAACACGAACTTCGATTTTTGATTATGGAAGCGTGCCAAGCGTTGTGCGTTGGGTAAACAATAAGCAGTTTGATGGTGGTCAATCTACCGAAGATGAAAAATCATTGAGAGACTTTTACAAGCGCTTATTAAACTTCACGATTAGCAGTGATGCCTTAATGGGAGACTATCAAGATTTACAACATTACAACCAACAACATACAGAATGGTATAATGATAAAGTATTGAGTTTTGCACGTTGGAGTGAAGATGAAAAACTAATCATAATTTCAAACTTTAATACCGAAAACAATTATGGTTTTGAATTGCAATTACCAGAAGATTTGGTCTCAAAATTAGAGTTGAAAGATGGGAATTATGAAGTTGAAGACCAGTTGTACAAGAATTATACTTCAACTTTAAAAGTTGAAGACGGTAAAGCCCAAGTTCGTATTGATATAAAACCTTTAGAATCATTCATACTTAAAATAAAGTAA